A single genomic interval of Takifugu flavidus isolate HTHZ2018 chromosome 19, ASM371156v2, whole genome shotgun sequence harbors:
- the mthfd1l gene encoding monofunctional C1-tetrahydrofolate synthase, mitochondrial — MKATAIRNTCSSLRIPAAFPGSRVTGLLRRCPPVAPAIFRAASAAPSGGTKPKFLVNFGKPSSKYAGFECDRSVREVIEKTKETMEALQKRNAAIQPSLAIIQAGEDDSLLEMNTKLARRIGLKVTQVCLEKECSEDEIVKEVLKLNEDPGVHGLYLHLPPASTTSRVLTALKPEKDVEGISDLSTGCLIRGDLSTGYVPPVISAVLELLDNNHVSLEGKTVLVLGGHGTLEVTLRCLIERNGMVAITSHWTSKNLKSEVMEADAIVILEAGNMDLPPNWVKPGAVVFSCDPTHNTDGSDNDASSYSGLGYLTAAYRMKNVVHSCTRWLQERQYQPWNLSSINLQPQTPVPSDIEISRAQTPKPVDQLAKEIGLLPEELEVYGRSKAKVRLSLLDRLQNQPDGKYVLVAGITPTPLGEGKSTVTIGLVQALSAHLKLNSFACLRQPSQGPTFGVKGGAAGGGYAQVIPMEEFNLHLTGDIHAITAANNLVAAAIDARILHESTQSDKALYNRLVPSVNGVRRFSPIQISRLRRLGMDKTDPASLTPQEINAFVRLDLDPSRITWHRVVDTNDRFLRKITVGQASTEKGQSRETGFDIAVASEIMAILALADGLEDMKTRLARMVVGTSRGGQPVTAEDLGVSGALAVLMKDAIKPTLMQTLEGTPVFVHAGPFANIAHGNSSVLADKLALKLVGQDGFVVTEAGFGADIGMEKFFNIKCRASGLQPNVVVLVATVRALKMHGGGPNVSAGTPLPREYIDENLDLVAGGCRSNLRKQIQIARLFGVPVVVAVNVFKTDTQAELDLVCQIAKECGASDTVPCHHWAQGGRGCIELAHAVNAAATRSNNFQFLYNLQLPLVDKIRAIAQQVYGADDIELSPDAKAKIDYYNQQGHGSLPICMAKTHLSLSHMPEKKGAPTGFILPIRDVRASVGAGFIYPLVGTMSTMPGLPTRPCFYDIDLDPVTEEISGLF; from the exons ATGAAAGCAACCGCAATTCGAAACACATGCTCCAGCCTCCGGATACCGGCAGCGTTCCCGGGGAGCAGGGTCACCGGCTTGCTGCGGAGATGCCCACCGGTCGCTCCTGCAATCTTCCGGGCTGCAAGCGCGGCTCCGAGCGGCGGAACCAAGCCGAAGTTTTTGGTCAACTTCGGGAAACCGTCTTCGAAATATGCCGGGTTTGAATGCGACCGATCTGTAAg AGAAGTGATTGAAAAAACCAAGGAGACAATGGAGGCTTTGCAGAAGAGAAatgcagccatccagccatcactAGCCATTATACAG GCAGGAGAAGATGACAGCTTGTTGGAGATGAACACGAAGTTGGCACGAAGG ATTGGCTTGAAGGTCACTCAGGTCTGTCTGGAAAAGGAGTGCAGCGAAGATGAG ATTGTCAAGGAGGTGTTAAAGTTGAATGAAGACCCGGGGGTGCATGGACTCTACCTCCATCTCCCCCCTGCTTCCACCACCAGCCGAGTGCTGACTGCTCTGAAGCCTGAGAAGGACGTGGAAGG GATATCAGATTTGAGCACAGGCTGTTTGATCCGAGGTGACCTGAGCACAGGCTATGTACCACCTGTAATCAGTgctgtcctggagctgctggacaataACC ATGTTTCTTTGGAGGGAAAGACTGTGTTGGTGCTTGGAGGCCATGGAACCCTTGAGGTGACCCTTCGGTGCCTGATTGAGAGGAACGGAATGGTAGCCATTACCAGTCATTGGACCTCTAAAAATCTAAAGAGCGAG GTGATGGAAGCAGATGCTATTGTCATTCTAGAGGCTGGGAATATGGATCTCCCTCCCAACTGGGTTAAACCAGGAGCTGTTGTCTTTAGCTGTGATCCCACACATAATACAG ATGGATCTGATAATGATGCATCTTCATATTCTGGATTAGGATATCTCACAGCAGCCTACAGAATGAAG AATGTTGTGCACAGTTGCACACGATGGCTGCAAGAACGGCAGTACCAGCCCTGGAATCTGAGCAGCATCAATCTACAGCCTCAGACGCCTGTACCGAG TGACATCGAGATTTCCAGAGCTCAGACCCCCAAACCAGTGGACCAGCTAGCTAAGGAGATTGGTTTGCTGCCAGAAGAGCTTGAAGTCTATGGCCGAAGCAAAGCCAAGGTCCGGCTGTCTCTGCTAGACCGCCTCCAGAATCAACCTGATGGCAAATATGTATTAGTTGCTGG TATAACTCCCACCCCACTTGGTGAAGGTAAAAGCACCGTGACTATTGGCCTTGTGCAAGCTCTGTCTGCCCACCTGAAGCTCAACTCCTTCGCCTGTCTCCGACAGCCTTCCCAAGGACCCACgtttggggtcaaag ggggagctgcaggaggggggTATGCTCAGGTCATCCCCATGGAGGag TTCAACCTCCATCTGACTGGGGATATTCACGCCATCACGGCGGCCAATAACCTGGTGGCGGCAGCCATCGACGCCCGTATTCTCCACGAGTCCACACAATCAGACAAG GCTTTGTATAATAGATTAGTACCCTCTGTGAATGGAGTCAGAAGATTTTCACCCATCCAAATCTCCAGGTTACGT cgTCTGGGGATGGATAAAACAGACCCGGCATCTCTCACACCGCAGGAGATCAATGCCTTTGTTCGCCTCGATCTTGATCCTTCCAGAATTACCTGGCACAGGG TTGTGGACACGAATGATCGCTTCTTAAGGAAGATCACAGTGGGACAGGCGAGCACTGAGaaaggacagagcagagag ACAGGGTTCGACATCGCAGTGGCCAGTGAGATCATGGCCATCCTGGCCCTGGCAGATGGTCTGGAGGACATGAAAACCAGGCTGGCGCGTATGGTGGTGGGGACCAGCCGCGGTGGGCAGCCCGTCACTGCAGAGGACCTG GGGGTGAGCGGCGCGTTGGCTGTGCTGATGAAAGATGCCATCAAACCCACACTGATGCAGACGCTCGAG GGCACGCCAGTGTTTGTCCATGCCGGGCCCTTCGCCAACATCGCCCATGGCAACTCCTCGGTGCTTGCGGACAAGCTGGCCCTGAAGTTGGTCGGACAGGACGGCTTTGTAG TGACGGAAGCTGGTTTCGGGGCCGACATCGGGATGGAGAAGTTCTTCAACATTAAATGCCGGGCCTCGGGCCTGCAGCCAAATGTGGTGGTTCTGGTTGCAACGGTCCGGGCGTTGAAGATGCATGGTGGTGGCCCAAAC GTGTCAGCAGGCACACCTCTTCCCAGAGAGTACATTGATGAG AATCTCGACCTGGTTGCAGGTGGTTGCCGTAGCAACCTCAGGAAGCAGATCCAAATTGCACGCTTGTTTGGCGTTCCTGTGGTGGTGGCTGTCAATGTCTTCAA AACAGACACCCAGGCAGAACTGGACCTCGTGTGCCAGATAGCAAAAGAGTGCGGGGCGTCGGACACCGTGCCATGTCACCACTGGGCTCAGGGCGGGCGTGGCTGCATAGAGCTCGCCCACGCTGTGAACGCGGCTGCCACAAGGTCCAACAACTTCCAGTTCCTGTACAACCTTCAG cTTCCACTAGTGGACAAAATCAGAGCCATTGCCCAACAGGTGTATGGCGCTGATGACATCGAGCTGTCCCCAGATGCCAAAGCAAAGATAGATTACTATAACCAACAG GGCCACGGTTCTCTGCCCATCTGCATGGCCAAAACTCACCTGTCCCTGTCCCACATGCCTGAGAAGAAGGGGGCACCCACCGGATTCATCCTGCCAATCAGAGATGTCCGTGCCAGCGTCGGTGCCGGCTTCATCTACCCACTCGTGGGAACG ATGAGCACCATGCCCGGCCTGCCGACCCGACCCTGTTTCTACGACATCGACTTGGATCCGGTCACCGAGGAGATCAGCGGACTCTTCTGA
- the stx11b.1 gene encoding syntaxin-11b.1 translates to MRDRLSNLQELSSNHVEPMEYAESTSSDSFSNVDLEDELEHEAVVFDNSPALEEIFSQSQEMHRDIQLIRLEVKRLREQNSRMLHGVTTMSTIKKDSNAIGADIKARAESVLTRLKEMDNTAHKLEEQHGSNSAITRISRTQYACLSNGFRDSMFDYNEAEMTHRENCKAQIQRQMEIVGREVTGEDVDEMIESGNWYVFNDNIVSEGKTARSALCQIEKRHQELVDLETRIKGIHEIFLDIALLVEEQGPMLTSIQTNVQKTDECIQEAIVKLGRAKRYDKNNPCKKMFCGCFPCYN, encoded by the coding sequence ATGAGGGACAGACTGAGCAACCTGCAGGAACTCTCCAGCAACCATGTGGAGCCCATGGAGTACGCCGAGTCCACTTCCTCGGACTCCTTCAGCAACGTGGACCTGGAGGACGAGCTGGAACATGAAGCAGTGGTGTTTGACAACAGCCCCGCTCTTGAGGAGATCTTTTCCCAGTCCCAAGAGATGCACAGAGACATCCAGCTCATCCGCTTGGAGGTCAAAAGGCTTCGTGAGCAGAACTCTCGCATGCTTCATGGCGTCACCACCATGAGCACCATCAAAAAGGACTCCAATGCTATCGGGGCAGACATAAAGGCTCGGGCTGAGAGTGTGTTGACACGCTTAAAGGAAATGGACAACACAGCCCATAAACTGGAAGAACAGCACGGTTCAAACTCTGCCATCACACGTATTTCCAGAACCCAGTATGCGTGCCTGAGTAATGGCTTCCGTGACTCCATGTTTGACTATAATGAGGCTGAGATGACCCATCGGGAGAACTGTAAGGCCCAGATCCAGAGGCAAATGGAGATCGTGGGACGGGAGGTGACGGGAGAGGACGTGGATGAGATGATCGAGTCCGGCAATTGGTACGTCTTCAACGACAACATCGTGTCCGAGGGAAAAACGGCCCGATCGGCTCTGTGTCAGATCGAGAAGCGCCACCAGGAGCTGGTGGACCTTGAGACCCGCATCAAAGGCATTCACGAGATTTTCCTGGACATCGCcctgctggtggaggagcaggggccCATGCTGACGTCCATCCAGACCAACGTCCAGAAGACCGATGAATGCATACAGGAAGCCATCGTAAAGCTGGGCAGGGCTAAACGTTATGACAAGAACAACCCCTGTAAAAAGATGTTCTGCGGCTGCTTCCCATGCTACAATTAA